A genomic region of Cydia amplana chromosome 5, ilCydAmpl1.1, whole genome shotgun sequence contains the following coding sequences:
- the LOC134647872 gene encoding eukaryotic translation initiation factor 4E-binding protein Mextli isoform X4, whose product MQQPAVAMDDTMSTVTKMTRTVKKLEVPRPLKSTTSSAHNRNSVLDVKINSVDDLIVLTEAVAYEMMQGNYDRALQSNVSTMYSNLKLYGAQLEALYKDFLDRYFVVFRNGSQDERLDKKTRLHLLELIELRAKHWQTSDYMSQYYRHRGTHAEPLLVPTMEGAGGSVSPTLATPPEPPALLQPGEVIKPSGKFPKPTKIPGKNYSKDEVVIRNADSGKVMGIKGRRVHMIEELSDTIISFQRVSPGAKERLVQITGPNEENVNHAKHLIGDTIRRNASPVRLEGALEAGAATDDNGDDADDEPRAREKSPHSNRALLHSFSTNDAALGEYKYTVTFGQHSIKITGQNLDLVKTAKLVLDEYFESSGALEAWGAGSGDFFTLSQRPQAALLLRADPELNGDRDDVFAPPLPAAAHDEPAADDAVPRRPRFSRAASTDKNQGPGGCGAGAVPRQTYTYETLVQYADSPLSKLPPAGLAAFPPELARKGAGAGAGRGDAAY is encoded by the exons ATGCAACAACCCGCAGTCGCCATGGATGA CACCATGTCGACTGTAACGAAAATGACCCGCACGGTTAAGAAACTGGAGGTGCCCAGACCATTGAAATCGACGACCAGTTCTGCTCATAACCGCAACTCTGTATTAGATGTCAAAATAAACTCtg TGGATGATCTAATAGTGTTGACGGAAGCAGTGGCATATGAAATGATGCAAGGCAACTATGACCGTGCGCTTCAAAGTAATGTTTCTACCATGTATTCTAACTTAAAGCTTTATGGGGCGCAGCTCGAAGCACTCTACAAAGATTTCCTTGATAG ATATTTTGTTGTGTTCCGCAACGGTTCGCAGGATGAACGCTTGGACAAGAAAACGAGGCTACATCTTCTTGAGTTAATTGAGCTGCGTGCTAAGCATTGGCAGACTTCAGACTATATGAGTCAGTATTACAGACACCGTGGCACACATGCAGAG CCACTACTGGTGCCGACGATGGAAGGCGCGGGCGGGTCCGTGTCCCCGACGCTGGCTACGCCGCCCGAGCCGCCCGCGCTCCTGCAGCCTGGGGAGGTCATCAAGCCCTCTGGCAAGTTCCCCAAACCCACCAAGATCCCCGGCAAGAACTACTCTAAGGACGAGGTTGTTATTCGAAACGCTGATTCTGGAAAAG TGATGGGTATCAAGGGCAGGCGGGTGCACATGATCGAGGAGCTAAGTGACACGATCATATCGTTTCAGCGAG TAAGCCCTGGTGCTAAGGAGCGTCTCGTTCAAATCACTGGACCCAATGAGGAAAATGTGAA TCACGCGAAGCATCTGATCGGCGACACGATCCGGCGCAACGCGTCGCCGGTGCGGCTGGAGGGCGCGCTGGAGGCCGGCGCCGCCACCGACGACAACGGCGACGACGCTGACGACGAGCCGCGCGCCAGGGAG AAATCGCCACACAGCAATCGAGCTTTACTTCATAGTTTTTCAACGAACGACGCAGCGTTAGGAGAATATAAATACACTGTGACTTTTGGTCAACATTCCATCAAAATCACGGGGCAGAATCTGGATCTCGTCAAG ACCGCGAAGCTGGTGCTGGACGAGTACTTCGAGAGCTCGGGCGCGCTGGAGGCGTGGGGCGCGGGCTCGGGCGACTTCTTCACGCTGTCGCAGCGCCCGCAGGCCGCGCTGCTGCTGCGCGCCGACCCCGAGCTCAACGGCGACCGGGACGACGTGTTCGCGCCGCCGCTACCCGCCGCCGCGCACGACGAGCCCG CGGCCGACGACGCGGTGCCGCGCCGGCCGCGCTTCTCGCGCGCCGCGTCCACCGACAAGAACCAAG GGCCGGGCGGCTGTGGGGCCGGCGCCGTCCCTCGGCAGACGTACACGTACGAGACGCTGGTGCAGTACGCGGACTCGCCGCTCAGCAAGCTGCCGCCGGCCGGCCTGGCCGCCTTCCCGCCGGAGCTGGCGCGCAAG GGagcgggcgcgggcgccgggCGCGGCGACGCCGCCTACTAG
- the LOC134647872 gene encoding eukaryotic translation initiation factor 4E-binding protein Mextli isoform X5, with protein sequence MQQPAVAMDDTMSTVTKMTRTVKKLEVPRPLKSTTSSAHNRNSVLDVKINSVDDLIVLTEAVAYEMMQGNYDRALQSNVSTMYSNLKLYGAQLEALYKDFLDRYFVVFRNGSQDERLDKKTRLHLLELIELRAKHWQTSDYMSQYYRHRGTHAEPLLVPTMEGAGGSVSPTLATPPEPPALLQPGEVIKPSGKFPKPTKIPGKNYSKDEVVIRNADSGKVSPGAKERLVQITGPNEENVNHAKHLIGDTIRRNASPVRLEGALEAGAATDDNGDDADDEPRAREKSPHSNRALLHSFSTNDAALGEYKYTVTFGQHSIKITGQNLDLVKTAKLVLDEYFESSGALEAWGAGSGDFFTLSQRPQAALLLRADPELNGDRDDVFAPPLPAAAHDEPAADDAVPRRPRFSRAASTDKNQGPGGCGAGAVPRQTYTYETLVQYADSPLSKLPPAGLAAFPPELARKSCLEFDSASYLKKVRAAAGTTVAAVDAPDSPEPE encoded by the exons ATGCAACAACCCGCAGTCGCCATGGATGA CACCATGTCGACTGTAACGAAAATGACCCGCACGGTTAAGAAACTGGAGGTGCCCAGACCATTGAAATCGACGACCAGTTCTGCTCATAACCGCAACTCTGTATTAGATGTCAAAATAAACTCtg TGGATGATCTAATAGTGTTGACGGAAGCAGTGGCATATGAAATGATGCAAGGCAACTATGACCGTGCGCTTCAAAGTAATGTTTCTACCATGTATTCTAACTTAAAGCTTTATGGGGCGCAGCTCGAAGCACTCTACAAAGATTTCCTTGATAG ATATTTTGTTGTGTTCCGCAACGGTTCGCAGGATGAACGCTTGGACAAGAAAACGAGGCTACATCTTCTTGAGTTAATTGAGCTGCGTGCTAAGCATTGGCAGACTTCAGACTATATGAGTCAGTATTACAGACACCGTGGCACACATGCAGAG CCACTACTGGTGCCGACGATGGAAGGCGCGGGCGGGTCCGTGTCCCCGACGCTGGCTACGCCGCCCGAGCCGCCCGCGCTCCTGCAGCCTGGGGAGGTCATCAAGCCCTCTGGCAAGTTCCCCAAACCCACCAAGATCCCCGGCAAGAACTACTCTAAGGACGAGGTTGTTATTCGAAACGCTGATTCTGGAAAAG TAAGCCCTGGTGCTAAGGAGCGTCTCGTTCAAATCACTGGACCCAATGAGGAAAATGTGAA TCACGCGAAGCATCTGATCGGCGACACGATCCGGCGCAACGCGTCGCCGGTGCGGCTGGAGGGCGCGCTGGAGGCCGGCGCCGCCACCGACGACAACGGCGACGACGCTGACGACGAGCCGCGCGCCAGGGAG AAATCGCCACACAGCAATCGAGCTTTACTTCATAGTTTTTCAACGAACGACGCAGCGTTAGGAGAATATAAATACACTGTGACTTTTGGTCAACATTCCATCAAAATCACGGGGCAGAATCTGGATCTCGTCAAG ACCGCGAAGCTGGTGCTGGACGAGTACTTCGAGAGCTCGGGCGCGCTGGAGGCGTGGGGCGCGGGCTCGGGCGACTTCTTCACGCTGTCGCAGCGCCCGCAGGCCGCGCTGCTGCTGCGCGCCGACCCCGAGCTCAACGGCGACCGGGACGACGTGTTCGCGCCGCCGCTACCCGCCGCCGCGCACGACGAGCCCG CGGCCGACGACGCGGTGCCGCGCCGGCCGCGCTTCTCGCGCGCCGCGTCCACCGACAAGAACCAAG GGCCGGGCGGCTGTGGGGCCGGCGCCGTCCCTCGGCAGACGTACACGTACGAGACGCTGGTGCAGTACGCGGACTCGCCGCTCAGCAAGCTGCCGCCGGCCGGCCTGGCCGCCTTCCCGCCGGAGCTGGCGCGCAAG AGCTGCCTGGAGTTCGACAGCGCCAGCTACCTGAAGAAGGTGCGCGCCGCGGCCGGGACCACCGTGGCCGCCGTGGACGCGCCAGATTCTCCTGAGCCGGAGTAA
- the LOC134647872 gene encoding eukaryotic translation initiation factor 4E-binding protein Mextli isoform X3 gives MQQPAVAMDDTMSTVTKMTRTVKKLEVPRPLKSTTSSAHNRNSVLDVKINSVDDLIVLTEAVAYEMMQGNYDRALQSNVSTMYSNLKLYGAQLEALYKDFLDRYFVVFRNGSQDERLDKKTRLHLLELIELRAKHWQTSDYMSQYYRHRGTHAEPLLVPTMEGAGGSVSPTLATPPEPPALLQPGEVIKPSGKFPKPTKIPGKNYSKDEVVIRNADSGKVMGIKGRRVHMIEELSDTIISFQRVSPGAKERLVQITGPNEENVNHAKHLIGDTIRRNASPVRLEGALEAGAATDDNGDDADDEPRAREKSPHSNRALLHSFSTNDAALGEYKYTVTFGQHSIKITGQNLDLVKTAKLVLDEYFESSGALEAWGAGSGDFFTLSQRPQAALLLRADPELNGDRDDVFAPPLPAAAHDEPAADDAVPRRPRFSRAASTDKNQGPGGCGAGAVPRQTYTYETLVQYADSPLSKLPPAGLAAFPPELARKPEGAGAGAGRGDAAY, from the exons ATGCAACAACCCGCAGTCGCCATGGATGA CACCATGTCGACTGTAACGAAAATGACCCGCACGGTTAAGAAACTGGAGGTGCCCAGACCATTGAAATCGACGACCAGTTCTGCTCATAACCGCAACTCTGTATTAGATGTCAAAATAAACTCtg TGGATGATCTAATAGTGTTGACGGAAGCAGTGGCATATGAAATGATGCAAGGCAACTATGACCGTGCGCTTCAAAGTAATGTTTCTACCATGTATTCTAACTTAAAGCTTTATGGGGCGCAGCTCGAAGCACTCTACAAAGATTTCCTTGATAG ATATTTTGTTGTGTTCCGCAACGGTTCGCAGGATGAACGCTTGGACAAGAAAACGAGGCTACATCTTCTTGAGTTAATTGAGCTGCGTGCTAAGCATTGGCAGACTTCAGACTATATGAGTCAGTATTACAGACACCGTGGCACACATGCAGAG CCACTACTGGTGCCGACGATGGAAGGCGCGGGCGGGTCCGTGTCCCCGACGCTGGCTACGCCGCCCGAGCCGCCCGCGCTCCTGCAGCCTGGGGAGGTCATCAAGCCCTCTGGCAAGTTCCCCAAACCCACCAAGATCCCCGGCAAGAACTACTCTAAGGACGAGGTTGTTATTCGAAACGCTGATTCTGGAAAAG TGATGGGTATCAAGGGCAGGCGGGTGCACATGATCGAGGAGCTAAGTGACACGATCATATCGTTTCAGCGAG TAAGCCCTGGTGCTAAGGAGCGTCTCGTTCAAATCACTGGACCCAATGAGGAAAATGTGAA TCACGCGAAGCATCTGATCGGCGACACGATCCGGCGCAACGCGTCGCCGGTGCGGCTGGAGGGCGCGCTGGAGGCCGGCGCCGCCACCGACGACAACGGCGACGACGCTGACGACGAGCCGCGCGCCAGGGAG AAATCGCCACACAGCAATCGAGCTTTACTTCATAGTTTTTCAACGAACGACGCAGCGTTAGGAGAATATAAATACACTGTGACTTTTGGTCAACATTCCATCAAAATCACGGGGCAGAATCTGGATCTCGTCAAG ACCGCGAAGCTGGTGCTGGACGAGTACTTCGAGAGCTCGGGCGCGCTGGAGGCGTGGGGCGCGGGCTCGGGCGACTTCTTCACGCTGTCGCAGCGCCCGCAGGCCGCGCTGCTGCTGCGCGCCGACCCCGAGCTCAACGGCGACCGGGACGACGTGTTCGCGCCGCCGCTACCCGCCGCCGCGCACGACGAGCCCG CGGCCGACGACGCGGTGCCGCGCCGGCCGCGCTTCTCGCGCGCCGCGTCCACCGACAAGAACCAAG GGCCGGGCGGCTGTGGGGCCGGCGCCGTCCCTCGGCAGACGTACACGTACGAGACGCTGGTGCAGTACGCGGACTCGCCGCTCAGCAAGCTGCCGCCGGCCGGCCTGGCCGCCTTCCCGCCGGAGCTGGCGCGCAAG CCGGAGGGagcgggcgcgggcgccgggCGCGGCGACGCCGCCTACTAG
- the LOC134647872 gene encoding eukaryotic translation initiation factor 4E-binding protein Mextli isoform X1 — MQQPAVAMDDTMSTVTKMTRTVKKLEVPRPLKSTTSSAHNRNSVLDVKINSVDDLIVLTEAVAYEMMQGNYDRALQSNVSTMYSNLKLYGAQLEALYKDFLDRYFVVFRNGSQDERLDKKTRLHLLELIELRAKHWQTSDYMSQYYRHRGTHAEPLLVPTMEGAGGSVSPTLATPPEPPALLQPGEVIKPSGKFPKPTKIPGKNYSKDEVVIRNADSGKVMGIKGRRVHMIEELSDTIISFQRVSPGAKERLVQITGPNEENVNHAKHLIGDTIRRNASPVRLEGALEAGAATDDNGDDADDEPRAREKSPHSNRALLHSFSTNDAALGEYKYTVTFGQHSIKITGQNLDLVKTAKLVLDEYFESSGALEAWGAGSGDFFTLSQRPQAALLLRADPELNGDRDDVFAPPLPAAAHDEPAADDAVPRRPRFSRAASTDKNQGPGGCGAGAVPRQTYTYETLVQYADSPLSKLPPAGLAAFPPELARKSCLEFDSASYLKKVRAAAGTTVAAVDAPDSPEPE; from the exons ATGCAACAACCCGCAGTCGCCATGGATGA CACCATGTCGACTGTAACGAAAATGACCCGCACGGTTAAGAAACTGGAGGTGCCCAGACCATTGAAATCGACGACCAGTTCTGCTCATAACCGCAACTCTGTATTAGATGTCAAAATAAACTCtg TGGATGATCTAATAGTGTTGACGGAAGCAGTGGCATATGAAATGATGCAAGGCAACTATGACCGTGCGCTTCAAAGTAATGTTTCTACCATGTATTCTAACTTAAAGCTTTATGGGGCGCAGCTCGAAGCACTCTACAAAGATTTCCTTGATAG ATATTTTGTTGTGTTCCGCAACGGTTCGCAGGATGAACGCTTGGACAAGAAAACGAGGCTACATCTTCTTGAGTTAATTGAGCTGCGTGCTAAGCATTGGCAGACTTCAGACTATATGAGTCAGTATTACAGACACCGTGGCACACATGCAGAG CCACTACTGGTGCCGACGATGGAAGGCGCGGGCGGGTCCGTGTCCCCGACGCTGGCTACGCCGCCCGAGCCGCCCGCGCTCCTGCAGCCTGGGGAGGTCATCAAGCCCTCTGGCAAGTTCCCCAAACCCACCAAGATCCCCGGCAAGAACTACTCTAAGGACGAGGTTGTTATTCGAAACGCTGATTCTGGAAAAG TGATGGGTATCAAGGGCAGGCGGGTGCACATGATCGAGGAGCTAAGTGACACGATCATATCGTTTCAGCGAG TAAGCCCTGGTGCTAAGGAGCGTCTCGTTCAAATCACTGGACCCAATGAGGAAAATGTGAA TCACGCGAAGCATCTGATCGGCGACACGATCCGGCGCAACGCGTCGCCGGTGCGGCTGGAGGGCGCGCTGGAGGCCGGCGCCGCCACCGACGACAACGGCGACGACGCTGACGACGAGCCGCGCGCCAGGGAG AAATCGCCACACAGCAATCGAGCTTTACTTCATAGTTTTTCAACGAACGACGCAGCGTTAGGAGAATATAAATACACTGTGACTTTTGGTCAACATTCCATCAAAATCACGGGGCAGAATCTGGATCTCGTCAAG ACCGCGAAGCTGGTGCTGGACGAGTACTTCGAGAGCTCGGGCGCGCTGGAGGCGTGGGGCGCGGGCTCGGGCGACTTCTTCACGCTGTCGCAGCGCCCGCAGGCCGCGCTGCTGCTGCGCGCCGACCCCGAGCTCAACGGCGACCGGGACGACGTGTTCGCGCCGCCGCTACCCGCCGCCGCGCACGACGAGCCCG CGGCCGACGACGCGGTGCCGCGCCGGCCGCGCTTCTCGCGCGCCGCGTCCACCGACAAGAACCAAG GGCCGGGCGGCTGTGGGGCCGGCGCCGTCCCTCGGCAGACGTACACGTACGAGACGCTGGTGCAGTACGCGGACTCGCCGCTCAGCAAGCTGCCGCCGGCCGGCCTGGCCGCCTTCCCGCCGGAGCTGGCGCGCAAG AGCTGCCTGGAGTTCGACAGCGCCAGCTACCTGAAGAAGGTGCGCGCCGCGGCCGGGACCACCGTGGCCGCCGTGGACGCGCCAGATTCTCCTGAGCCGGAGTAA
- the LOC134647872 gene encoding eukaryotic translation initiation factor 4E-binding protein Mextli isoform X6 encodes MQQPAVAMDDTMSTVTKMTRTVKKLEVPRPLKSTTSSAHNRNSVLDVKINSVDDLIVLTEAVAYEMMQGNYDRALQSNVSTMYSNLKLYGAQLEALYKDFLDRYFVVFRNGSQDERLDKKTRLHLLELIELRAKHWQTSDYMSQYYRHRGTHAEPLLVPTMEGAGGSVSPTLATPPEPPALLQPGEVIKPSGKFPKPTKIPGKNYSKDEVVIRNADSGKVMGIKGRRVHMIEELSDTIISFQRVSPGAKERLVQITGPNEENVNHAKHLIGDTIRRNASPVRLEGALEAGAATDDNGDDADDEPRAREKSPHSNRALLHSFSTNDAALGEYKYTVTFGQHSIKITGQNLDLVKTAKLVLDEYFESSGALEAWGAGSGDFFTLSQRPQAALLLRADPELNGDRDDVFAPPLPAAAHDEPAADDAVPRRPRFSRAASTDKNQGPGGCGAGAVPRQTYTYETLVQYADSPLSKLPPAGLAAFPPELARKNGYSRGVR; translated from the exons ATGCAACAACCCGCAGTCGCCATGGATGA CACCATGTCGACTGTAACGAAAATGACCCGCACGGTTAAGAAACTGGAGGTGCCCAGACCATTGAAATCGACGACCAGTTCTGCTCATAACCGCAACTCTGTATTAGATGTCAAAATAAACTCtg TGGATGATCTAATAGTGTTGACGGAAGCAGTGGCATATGAAATGATGCAAGGCAACTATGACCGTGCGCTTCAAAGTAATGTTTCTACCATGTATTCTAACTTAAAGCTTTATGGGGCGCAGCTCGAAGCACTCTACAAAGATTTCCTTGATAG ATATTTTGTTGTGTTCCGCAACGGTTCGCAGGATGAACGCTTGGACAAGAAAACGAGGCTACATCTTCTTGAGTTAATTGAGCTGCGTGCTAAGCATTGGCAGACTTCAGACTATATGAGTCAGTATTACAGACACCGTGGCACACATGCAGAG CCACTACTGGTGCCGACGATGGAAGGCGCGGGCGGGTCCGTGTCCCCGACGCTGGCTACGCCGCCCGAGCCGCCCGCGCTCCTGCAGCCTGGGGAGGTCATCAAGCCCTCTGGCAAGTTCCCCAAACCCACCAAGATCCCCGGCAAGAACTACTCTAAGGACGAGGTTGTTATTCGAAACGCTGATTCTGGAAAAG TGATGGGTATCAAGGGCAGGCGGGTGCACATGATCGAGGAGCTAAGTGACACGATCATATCGTTTCAGCGAG TAAGCCCTGGTGCTAAGGAGCGTCTCGTTCAAATCACTGGACCCAATGAGGAAAATGTGAA TCACGCGAAGCATCTGATCGGCGACACGATCCGGCGCAACGCGTCGCCGGTGCGGCTGGAGGGCGCGCTGGAGGCCGGCGCCGCCACCGACGACAACGGCGACGACGCTGACGACGAGCCGCGCGCCAGGGAG AAATCGCCACACAGCAATCGAGCTTTACTTCATAGTTTTTCAACGAACGACGCAGCGTTAGGAGAATATAAATACACTGTGACTTTTGGTCAACATTCCATCAAAATCACGGGGCAGAATCTGGATCTCGTCAAG ACCGCGAAGCTGGTGCTGGACGAGTACTTCGAGAGCTCGGGCGCGCTGGAGGCGTGGGGCGCGGGCTCGGGCGACTTCTTCACGCTGTCGCAGCGCCCGCAGGCCGCGCTGCTGCTGCGCGCCGACCCCGAGCTCAACGGCGACCGGGACGACGTGTTCGCGCCGCCGCTACCCGCCGCCGCGCACGACGAGCCCG CGGCCGACGACGCGGTGCCGCGCCGGCCGCGCTTCTCGCGCGCCGCGTCCACCGACAAGAACCAAG GGCCGGGCGGCTGTGGGGCCGGCGCCGTCCCTCGGCAGACGTACACGTACGAGACGCTGGTGCAGTACGCGGACTCGCCGCTCAGCAAGCTGCCGCCGGCCGGCCTGGCCGCCTTCCCGCCGGAGCTGGCGCGCAAG AATGGGTATTCGAGAGGGGTTCGTTAA
- the LOC134647872 gene encoding eukaryotic translation initiation factor 4E-binding protein Mextli isoform X7, with product MQQPAVAMDDTMSTVTKMTRTVKKLEVPRPLKSTTSSAHNRNSVLDVKINSVDDLIVLTEAVAYEMMQGNYDRALQSNVSTMYSNLKLYGAQLEALYKDFLDRYFVVFRNGSQDERLDKKTRLHLLELIELRAKHWQTSDYMSQYYRHRGTHAEPLLVPTMEGAGGSVSPTLATPPEPPALLQPGEVIKPSGKFPKPTKIPGKNYSKDEVVIRNADSGKVMGIKGRRVHMIEELSDTIISFQRVSPGAKERLVQITGPNEENVNHAKHLIGDTIRRNASPVRLEGALEAGAATDDNGDDADDEPRAREKSPHSNRALLHSFSTNDAALGEYKYTVTFGQHSIKITGQNLDLVKTAKLVLDEYFESSGALEAWGAGSGDFFTLSQRPQAALLLRADPELNGDRDDVFAPPLPAAAHDEPAADDAVPRRPRFSRAASTDKNQELPGVRQRQLPEEGARRGRDHRGRRGRARFS from the exons ATGCAACAACCCGCAGTCGCCATGGATGA CACCATGTCGACTGTAACGAAAATGACCCGCACGGTTAAGAAACTGGAGGTGCCCAGACCATTGAAATCGACGACCAGTTCTGCTCATAACCGCAACTCTGTATTAGATGTCAAAATAAACTCtg TGGATGATCTAATAGTGTTGACGGAAGCAGTGGCATATGAAATGATGCAAGGCAACTATGACCGTGCGCTTCAAAGTAATGTTTCTACCATGTATTCTAACTTAAAGCTTTATGGGGCGCAGCTCGAAGCACTCTACAAAGATTTCCTTGATAG ATATTTTGTTGTGTTCCGCAACGGTTCGCAGGATGAACGCTTGGACAAGAAAACGAGGCTACATCTTCTTGAGTTAATTGAGCTGCGTGCTAAGCATTGGCAGACTTCAGACTATATGAGTCAGTATTACAGACACCGTGGCACACATGCAGAG CCACTACTGGTGCCGACGATGGAAGGCGCGGGCGGGTCCGTGTCCCCGACGCTGGCTACGCCGCCCGAGCCGCCCGCGCTCCTGCAGCCTGGGGAGGTCATCAAGCCCTCTGGCAAGTTCCCCAAACCCACCAAGATCCCCGGCAAGAACTACTCTAAGGACGAGGTTGTTATTCGAAACGCTGATTCTGGAAAAG TGATGGGTATCAAGGGCAGGCGGGTGCACATGATCGAGGAGCTAAGTGACACGATCATATCGTTTCAGCGAG TAAGCCCTGGTGCTAAGGAGCGTCTCGTTCAAATCACTGGACCCAATGAGGAAAATGTGAA TCACGCGAAGCATCTGATCGGCGACACGATCCGGCGCAACGCGTCGCCGGTGCGGCTGGAGGGCGCGCTGGAGGCCGGCGCCGCCACCGACGACAACGGCGACGACGCTGACGACGAGCCGCGCGCCAGGGAG AAATCGCCACACAGCAATCGAGCTTTACTTCATAGTTTTTCAACGAACGACGCAGCGTTAGGAGAATATAAATACACTGTGACTTTTGGTCAACATTCCATCAAAATCACGGGGCAGAATCTGGATCTCGTCAAG ACCGCGAAGCTGGTGCTGGACGAGTACTTCGAGAGCTCGGGCGCGCTGGAGGCGTGGGGCGCGGGCTCGGGCGACTTCTTCACGCTGTCGCAGCGCCCGCAGGCCGCGCTGCTGCTGCGCGCCGACCCCGAGCTCAACGGCGACCGGGACGACGTGTTCGCGCCGCCGCTACCCGCCGCCGCGCACGACGAGCCCG CGGCCGACGACGCGGTGCCGCGCCGGCCGCGCTTCTCGCGCGCCGCGTCCACCGACAAGAACCAAG AGCTGCCTGGAGTTCGACAGCGCCAGCTACCTGAAGAAGGTGCGCGCCGCGGCCGGGACCACCGTGGCCGCCGTGGACGCGCCAGATTCTCCTGA
- the LOC134647872 gene encoding eukaryotic translation initiation factor 4E-binding protein Mextli isoform X2, whose protein sequence is MSTVTKMTRTVKKLEVPRPLKSTTSSAHNRNSVLDVKINSVDDLIVLTEAVAYEMMQGNYDRALQSNVSTMYSNLKLYGAQLEALYKDFLDRYFVVFRNGSQDERLDKKTRLHLLELIELRAKHWQTSDYMSQYYRHRGTHAEPLLVPTMEGAGGSVSPTLATPPEPPALLQPGEVIKPSGKFPKPTKIPGKNYSKDEVVIRNADSGKVMGIKGRRVHMIEELSDTIISFQRVSPGAKERLVQITGPNEENVNHAKHLIGDTIRRNASPVRLEGALEAGAATDDNGDDADDEPRAREKSPHSNRALLHSFSTNDAALGEYKYTVTFGQHSIKITGQNLDLVKTAKLVLDEYFESSGALEAWGAGSGDFFTLSQRPQAALLLRADPELNGDRDDVFAPPLPAAAHDEPAADDAVPRRPRFSRAASTDKNQGPGGCGAGAVPRQTYTYETLVQYADSPLSKLPPAGLAAFPPELARKSCLEFDSASYLKKVRAAAGTTVAAVDAPDSPEPE, encoded by the exons ATGTCGACTGTAACGAAAATGACCCGCACGGTTAAGAAACTGGAGGTGCCCAGACCATTGAAATCGACGACCAGTTCTGCTCATAACCGCAACTCTGTATTAGATGTCAAAATAAACTCtg TGGATGATCTAATAGTGTTGACGGAAGCAGTGGCATATGAAATGATGCAAGGCAACTATGACCGTGCGCTTCAAAGTAATGTTTCTACCATGTATTCTAACTTAAAGCTTTATGGGGCGCAGCTCGAAGCACTCTACAAAGATTTCCTTGATAG ATATTTTGTTGTGTTCCGCAACGGTTCGCAGGATGAACGCTTGGACAAGAAAACGAGGCTACATCTTCTTGAGTTAATTGAGCTGCGTGCTAAGCATTGGCAGACTTCAGACTATATGAGTCAGTATTACAGACACCGTGGCACACATGCAGAG CCACTACTGGTGCCGACGATGGAAGGCGCGGGCGGGTCCGTGTCCCCGACGCTGGCTACGCCGCCCGAGCCGCCCGCGCTCCTGCAGCCTGGGGAGGTCATCAAGCCCTCTGGCAAGTTCCCCAAACCCACCAAGATCCCCGGCAAGAACTACTCTAAGGACGAGGTTGTTATTCGAAACGCTGATTCTGGAAAAG TGATGGGTATCAAGGGCAGGCGGGTGCACATGATCGAGGAGCTAAGTGACACGATCATATCGTTTCAGCGAG TAAGCCCTGGTGCTAAGGAGCGTCTCGTTCAAATCACTGGACCCAATGAGGAAAATGTGAA TCACGCGAAGCATCTGATCGGCGACACGATCCGGCGCAACGCGTCGCCGGTGCGGCTGGAGGGCGCGCTGGAGGCCGGCGCCGCCACCGACGACAACGGCGACGACGCTGACGACGAGCCGCGCGCCAGGGAG AAATCGCCACACAGCAATCGAGCTTTACTTCATAGTTTTTCAACGAACGACGCAGCGTTAGGAGAATATAAATACACTGTGACTTTTGGTCAACATTCCATCAAAATCACGGGGCAGAATCTGGATCTCGTCAAG ACCGCGAAGCTGGTGCTGGACGAGTACTTCGAGAGCTCGGGCGCGCTGGAGGCGTGGGGCGCGGGCTCGGGCGACTTCTTCACGCTGTCGCAGCGCCCGCAGGCCGCGCTGCTGCTGCGCGCCGACCCCGAGCTCAACGGCGACCGGGACGACGTGTTCGCGCCGCCGCTACCCGCCGCCGCGCACGACGAGCCCG CGGCCGACGACGCGGTGCCGCGCCGGCCGCGCTTCTCGCGCGCCGCGTCCACCGACAAGAACCAAG GGCCGGGCGGCTGTGGGGCCGGCGCCGTCCCTCGGCAGACGTACACGTACGAGACGCTGGTGCAGTACGCGGACTCGCCGCTCAGCAAGCTGCCGCCGGCCGGCCTGGCCGCCTTCCCGCCGGAGCTGGCGCGCAAG AGCTGCCTGGAGTTCGACAGCGCCAGCTACCTGAAGAAGGTGCGCGCCGCGGCCGGGACCACCGTGGCCGCCGTGGACGCGCCAGATTCTCCTGAGCCGGAGTAA